A genomic region of Oryza glaberrima chromosome 1, OglaRS2, whole genome shotgun sequence contains the following coding sequences:
- the LOC127758178 gene encoding auxin response factor 1, with product MSSQGAGGGVGDPELFAELWRACAGPLVEVPQRDERVFYFLQGHLEQLQEPTDPALLAEQIKMFQVPYKILCKVVNVELKAETETDEVFAQITLQPDPDQENLPTLPDPPLPEQPRPVVHSFCKILTPSDTSTHGGFSVLRRHANECLPPLDMSMATPTQELITKDLHGSEWRFKHIYRGQPRRHLLTTGWSTFVTSKKLISGDAFVYLRSETGEQRVGVRRLVQKQSTMPASVISSQSMHLGVLASASHAIKTNSIFLVYYRPRLSQSQYIVSVNKYLAASKVGFNVGMRFKMSFEGEDVPVKKFSGTIVGEGDLSLQWSGSEWKSLKVQWDEVTNVNGPERVSPWEIETCDGTAPAINVPLQSATKNKRPREPSETIDLQSLEPAQEFWLSGMPQQHEKTGIGSSEPNCISGHQVVWPGEHPGYGAVSSSVCQNPLVLESWLKDFNSSNKGVSPTLSEISQKIFQVTSNEARIATWPARSAYQAEEPTSKLSSNTAACGYRTEEVAPNASKVVEGKKEPAMFRLFGVDLMKCTSISTTTDDKSSVGAGEASAKGTGSHEDSGQLSAFSKVTKEHIAADESPREIQSHQNYTARTRIKVQMHGNAVGRAVDLANLDGYEQLMNELEEMFNIKDLKQKWKVAFTDDEGDTMEVGDDPWLEFCQMVRKIVLYPIEDEKKIEPHLKLLSSANPEQDQKTGF from the exons ATGTCGTCGCAAG gagcaggaggaggggTAGGGGACCCGGAGCTGTTCGCGGAGCTGTGGCGGGCCTGCGCGGGGCCGCTGGTGGAGGTGCCGCAGCGGGACGAGCGGGTGTTCTACTTCCTCCAGGGCCACCTCGAGCAG CTGCAAGAGCCGACGGACCCGGCGCTGCTGGCGGAGCAAATCAAGATGTTCCAGGTGCCGTACAAGATCCTCTGCAAGGTCGTCAACGTCGAGCTCAAg GCCGAGACGGAAACCGACGAGGTGTTCGCGCAGATTACCCTGCAGCCTGACCCGGAT CAAGAGAATCTGCCAACATTACCTGACCCGCCCCTGCCGGAGCAGCCGAGGCCTGTGGTGCACTCCTTCTGCAAGATCCTGACCCCATCCGACACCAGCACCCATGGCGGGTTCTCCGTGCTCCGACGGCATGCCAACGAGTGCCTCCCGCCACTG GATATGTCCATGGCGACACCAACCCAAGAGCTCATCACAAAGGACCTTCATGGATCTGAGTGGAGGTTTAAGCACATCTACAGGG GCCAACCCCGTAGGCATCTTCTGACTACTGGATGGAGCACGTTTGTGACATCGAAGAAGCTGATTTCTGGCGACGCGTTTGTCTACTTGAG GAGTGAGACAGGAGAGCAGCGTGTTGGAGTGAGGCGTCTTGTGCAGAAACAGAGCACAATGCCGGCATCTGTTATATCAAGCCAAAGCATGCATCTTGGTGTGCTTGCAAGTGCATCTCATGCTATCAAGACTAATTCAATTTTCCTAGTGTACTACAGGCCAAG GTTAAGCCAAAGCCAATATATTGTTAGTGTGAATAAGTACCTTGCGGCTAGTAAGGTTGGATTTAATGTGGGCATGAGGTTCAAGATGAGTTTTGAAGGGGAAGACGTCCCGGTTAAAAA GTTTTCTGGAACTATAGTTGGTGAAGGTGATCTTTCTCTGCAGTGGTCAGGTTCTGAATGGAAGTCCTTGAAG GTCCAATGGGATGAAGTCACAAATGTTAATGGCCCTGAGAGGGTTTCCCCTTGGGAAATTGAAACATGTGATGGCACTGCACCTGCCATCAATGTACCCCTGCAGTCAGCAACGAAAAACAAGCGGCCTAGGGAGCCAAGTGAAACTATTGACCTTCAATCACTGG aacCAGCTCAAGAGTTTTGGCTATCTGGAATGCCACAACAGCATGAGAAGACAGGTATTGGTTCCAGTGAACCTAATTGTATCTCTGGACATCAAGTTGTTTGGCCAGGCGAGCATCCAGGATATGGTGCCGTGAGTAGTTCAGTTTGTCAGAATCCGCTAGTACTTGAAAGTTGGTTGAAGGATTTCAACTCTTCAAACAAGGGTGTCTCCCCTACCTTGTCAGAGATTTCTCAGAAAATTTTTCAGGTTACCAGCAATGAAGCAAGAATTGCTACATGGCCTGCACGTTCTGCTTACCAAGCTGAGGAGCCCACTTCCAAGTTGTCTTCGAACACCGCTGCCTGTGGTTACCGAACTGAAGAAGTTGCTCCAAATGCGTCCAAGGTTGTTGAAGGAAAAAAGGAACCTGCCATGTTTCGTCTGTTTGGTGTGGATTTGATGAAATGTACCAGCATATCTACTACCACTGATGACAAGTCAAGTGTGGGAGCAGGAGAAGCTTCAGCCAAAGGTACTGGTTCTCACGAAGACTCTGGTCAGCTGTCAGCATTCTCAAAAGTGACAAAAGAGCATATTGCTGCGGATGAAAGCCCCCGAGAGATCCAAAGCCATCAGAATTACACCGCTAGAACTCGCATAAAG GTTCAAATGCATGGAAATGCTGTGGGCAGAGCTGTGGATCTAGCTAATCTAGACGGATATGAGCAACTGATGAATGAGCTGGAAGAGATGTTCAATATAAAGGACCTCAAACAAAAATGGAAGGTGGCTTTCACTGATGATGAGGGTGACACAATGGAAGTTGGAGATGATCCTTGGCT GGAATTTTGCCAGATGGTCAGAAAGATTGTGCTCTATCCCATTGAAGACGAGAAGAAGATCGAGCCTCACCTGAAGTTACTGTCTTCAGCTAATCCAGAGCAGGATCAGAAGACTGGGTTTTAG
- the LOC127763314 gene encoding probable protein ABIL3, protein MEAITMSPSSVSSHHLDVDAASTSEDMSSLQEGLLFSDSLKDLRNLRSQLYSAAEYFEVFYRNNSQKSTVMTSLKDYTVEALVSTVDHLGFVSYKVDNLVKERSDEVNETEFRVSSVEQRVRICQQTIDQEGRSQQSLLIRAPKYHRRYILPGTDIVESAIHPVSEPPRYSRQHMSRKMHKSQSISTPVGRQSTMRSARSPSPSARGTHHRSRSLSPSRKAQAKSPSPQIISTQTKETRAGSPIPNSNPLARSATVARRPPVHPKHFRQTSMQLHSDWSNHKEQEKSSSKGRGFLKSLLTRRRWRNDESLYSYLDEY, encoded by the exons atggagGCAATCACGATGTCGCCGTCCTCCGTCTCCTCACACCACCTCGACGTCGACGCTGCCTCCACCAGCGAGGACATGTCGTCGTTGCAGGAAGGCCTCCTCTTCTCGGACAGCCTCAAG GACCTGAGGAATCTGCGTTCACAGCTATACTCAGCGGCGGAATATTTTGAAGTATTCTACAGAAACAATTCTCAGAAATCTAC GGTGATGACAAGTCTGAAAGATTACACAGTTGAGGCCCTTGTTAGCACTGTCGACCATCTGGGCTTTGTGTCATACAAGGTGGATAACCTTGTCAAGGAAAGATCCGATGAGGTTAATGAGACAGAATTTCGAGTATCCTCAGTTGAGCAG AGAGTACGGATTTGCCAACAGACAATCGACCAGGAGGGAAGATCTCAACAATCTCTTCTCATTAGAGCACCAAAATACCACAGGCGTTACATATTGCCAG GCACAGATATAGTGGAATCAGCCATTCATCCAGTTTCAGAACCTCCACGGTATAGCAGGCAACATATGAGCCGTAAAATGCACAAGTCACAATCTA TCTCTACGCCAGTTGGCAGGCAATCTACAATGAG GAGCGCGCGTTCACCATCTCCTTCAGCTCGTGGCACACATCATCGATCACGGTCCTTGTCACCTTCTCGAAAAGCACAAGCTAAATCCCCATCTCCCCAAATCATCAGCACACAAACAAAAG AAACAAGAGCAGGTTCACCAATACCGAATTCCAATCCCCTTGCACGATCTGCCACGGTTGCAAGAAGGCCACCTGTTCATCCAAAGCATTTT AGACAAACTTCAATGCAGTTACACTCTGACTGGAGCAATCACAAAGAGCAGGAGAAAAGCTCAAGCAAGGGCAGGGGGTTCCTCAAATCATTGCTCACAAGGCGTCGGTGGAGGAACGATGAGTCATTGTACAGCTACTTGGACGAATATTGA